In the Streptomyces sp. NBC_00525 genome, one interval contains:
- a CDS encoding lysine transporter LysE produces MGVRRAAKGIGDFLVETLGEAVAEVILSLLACALLGGLALIAYLSWSFSPRLTIAGAGLLSLFLAHGAWQTFRTPAKGRRRGLAALTAAGFTVTAMTALFLLLYST; encoded by the coding sequence ATGGGGGTCCGCAGGGCAGCGAAAGGCATCGGTGACTTCCTGGTCGAGACGCTGGGAGAGGCCGTCGCCGAGGTGATCCTCAGCCTGCTCGCCTGTGCCCTGCTCGGCGGCCTGGCTCTGATCGCCTACCTGAGCTGGTCCTTTAGCCCGCGCCTCACCATCGCGGGGGCTGGGCTGCTCAGCCTCTTCCTCGCCCACGGCGCCTGGCAGACCTTCCGCACCCCCGCGAAGGGGCGCCGTCGGGGCCTCGCCGCCCTAACCGCTGCCGGTTTCACCGTGACCGCTATGACGGCCCTCTTCCTGCTGCTCTATTCCACATGA
- a CDS encoding helix-turn-helix transcriptional regulator, with amino-acid sequence MLDPLGLDATSEAVYRALLAQPYASLAEHRAQLELTPDQFEDALQTLLDLALVRPAASSGGRRLHVVDPRLGLEALLARRRARLAAERRRLADGEAAVAELLCDLPATHPAIGESPVVHLDGVDHVRDYLTQLHEEVEEEILTFATGGAQTEENMHASRPLNQELLERGVRMRTVYLSSIHNHPPTVTHVTWLASLGAEVRTTPSLSTRMIIADHRLALVALDDQDSSLGALVVSGGGLIAALEALFEHVWLDADPLGPCEKPEEHALNRQQHETLRLLARGHTDEAIAKRLGVSPRTARRIAKGLLGHLDARSRFQAGVHAAQLGYLPPNGPRT; translated from the coding sequence ATGCTCGACCCCTTGGGGCTGGACGCCACTTCCGAGGCCGTCTACCGGGCGCTGCTCGCCCAGCCCTACGCGTCCCTCGCCGAGCACCGAGCACAGTTGGAACTGACGCCGGATCAATTCGAGGACGCCTTACAGACATTGCTCGACCTCGCCCTGGTGCGGCCGGCCGCGAGCTCGGGCGGGCGCAGGCTGCACGTGGTCGATCCCCGGCTCGGCCTGGAAGCGCTGCTGGCCCGCCGCCGCGCCCGGCTCGCCGCCGAACGCCGGCGCCTGGCGGACGGCGAGGCGGCCGTGGCCGAACTCCTCTGCGACCTCCCCGCCACCCATCCGGCGATCGGCGAGTCCCCGGTGGTGCACCTGGACGGCGTGGACCATGTGCGCGACTACCTGACCCAGCTCCACGAGGAGGTGGAGGAGGAGATCCTGACCTTCGCGACGGGCGGCGCGCAGACGGAGGAGAACATGCACGCCTCCCGCCCGCTCAACCAGGAACTCCTGGAACGCGGGGTGCGGATGCGCACGGTCTACCTCTCCAGCATCCACAACCACCCGCCCACGGTGACCCATGTGACCTGGCTGGCCTCGCTCGGCGCCGAGGTCCGTACGACGCCCTCGCTCAGCACCCGCATGATCATCGCCGACCACCGCCTCGCCCTGGTCGCCCTGGACGACCAGGACTCCTCGCTCGGCGCACTCGTGGTGTCGGGCGGGGGCCTCATCGCGGCGCTGGAGGCCCTCTTCGAGCACGTCTGGTTGGACGCCGACCCCCTGGGCCCGTGCGAGAAGCCCGAGGAGCACGCCCTGAACCGCCAGCAGCACGAGACCCTGCGCCTGCTGGCCCGCGGCCACACGGACGAGGCCATAGCCAAGCGCCTGGGCGTCTCCCCCCGCACCGCCCGCCGCATAGCCAAGGGCCTACTGGGCCACCTGGACGCCCGCAGCCGCTTCCAGGCCGGAGTCCACGCCGCCCAACTCGGCTACCTCCCCCCAAACGGCCCCCGAACCTGA
- a CDS encoding AfsR/SARP family transcriptional regulator — protein sequence MLFQLLGPLSITDGRDHVVLPPSKPTALLAALLIRPGRVVSTDHLQEAVWGEEQPVTAKAALQSCVLRLRRIFAKYGIENQAVVAVAGGYRIHADAETLDLLHFRQLVDRAAAAGADSELYTLRAALALWQGPLLANVPSGLLHRDEVPRLAEERLRVLERVCDIELEHGRCRETLVDLWEVTRVYPAHERFSEQLMLALYRTGRQAEALSEYRRIKRHLREELGVDPRPGLQRLELAILRGDDLGAPDTGHAPLSLVPPAAPATAPPAALPPAARTENRDSGAGAGRNENAPVRRRTAAATPAPLPSVPGFTGRRSQVDELLTMLTGSGATASRPGPAGPVSPSGPASPAGLTNLTNLTGPTDLTSPSNPTTPTDPGRSPVAVLSGAPGIGKTALALHVARLVEGHFPGGCRLLPLTRPDGTPRPTEEAAAELRGTAPEEPGPGRTLLILDDVVHPDQVRPLLTANAGGAAIITSRMGLAALVATHGGTVHRLGALAPEEAYDLLTAVLGRERVAAEPAAARLMASVCGHHPLALRIAAARLLTRPRLKLADCADWLGRDLPGRLSLADDPRMSVPLTLDEAVRRLPPVLAEAHLRLGAATRGPLTAELAATVLDLPPEPAEDVLERLLDAGLLEEEHPGVFRMHELLRAHARRATATSVRPAPALLRPPRRGETPQAGSTCPTALR from the coding sequence GTGCTGTTCCAACTGCTCGGGCCCCTGAGCATCACCGATGGGCGGGACCATGTGGTCCTTCCGCCCTCCAAGCCGACCGCACTACTGGCCGCCCTGCTCATCCGTCCGGGGCGCGTGGTCTCCACCGACCACCTGCAGGAGGCCGTCTGGGGCGAGGAACAGCCCGTCACGGCCAAGGCCGCGCTCCAGAGTTGCGTACTGCGGCTGCGCCGGATCTTCGCCAAGTACGGCATCGAGAACCAGGCCGTCGTGGCCGTCGCCGGCGGCTATCGCATCCACGCCGACGCCGAGACCCTCGACCTGCTCCACTTCCGGCAGCTCGTCGACCGTGCGGCGGCGGCCGGCGCGGACTCCGAGCTCTACACCCTGCGGGCGGCCCTCGCCCTCTGGCAGGGGCCGCTGCTGGCCAATGTGCCCTCCGGGCTGCTGCACCGGGACGAGGTGCCCCGGCTGGCGGAGGAGCGGCTGCGGGTCCTGGAACGCGTCTGCGACATCGAGCTGGAACACGGCCGCTGCCGCGAAACCCTCGTCGATCTTTGGGAAGTTACGCGCGTATACCCGGCTCACGAGCGGTTTTCCGAGCAACTGATGCTGGCTCTCTACCGGACCGGGCGGCAGGCGGAGGCGCTGTCGGAGTACCGGAGGATCAAGCGGCATCTGCGCGAGGAGCTGGGTGTCGATCCCCGGCCCGGACTCCAGCGCCTGGAACTGGCGATCCTGCGGGGCGACGACCTCGGCGCCCCGGACACCGGACACGCCCCCCTCTCGCTCGTCCCCCCGGCCGCGCCGGCCACCGCACCACCCGCCGCGCTCCCGCCCGCCGCCCGGACCGAGAACCGGGATTCGGGCGCGGGCGCGGGCCGGAACGAGAACGCGCCCGTACGCCGCCGCACCGCAGCCGCGACCCCGGCGCCCCTTCCCTCAGTGCCCGGCTTCACCGGCCGCCGGAGCCAGGTGGACGAACTCCTGACCATGCTGACCGGCAGCGGAGCCACCGCCTCCCGGCCCGGCCCCGCCGGCCCCGTCAGCCCCTCCGGCCCTGCCAGCCCCGCTGGCCTCACCAACCTCACCAACCTCACCGGCCCCACTGACCTCACTAGCCCCTCCAACCCCACCACCCCCACCGACCCCGGCCGCTCCCCCGTCGCCGTGCTCTCCGGGGCGCCCGGCATCGGCAAGACCGCGCTCGCCCTGCACGTGGCCCGCCTGGTGGAAGGGCACTTTCCGGGCGGCTGCCGCCTGTTGCCGCTGACCCGGCCCGACGGCACCCCGCGCCCGACGGAGGAGGCCGCCGCCGAACTCCGCGGCACCGCCCCGGAGGAGCCCGGCCCCGGACGCACGCTGCTGATCCTCGACGACGTCGTCCACCCGGACCAGGTGCGCCCGCTGCTCACCGCCAACGCGGGCGGTGCCGCGATCATCACCAGCCGGATGGGGCTCGCCGCCCTGGTCGCCACGCACGGCGGCACCGTGCACCGGCTCGGCGCGCTCGCCCCCGAGGAGGCGTACGACCTGCTCACCGCCGTGCTGGGCCGGGAACGCGTCGCCGCCGAGCCGGCCGCCGCGCGGCTGATGGCCTCGGTGTGCGGGCACCACCCGCTCGCCCTGCGGATCGCCGCCGCCCGCCTCCTCACCCGCCCCCGCCTCAAGCTGGCCGACTGCGCGGACTGGCTGGGACGCGATCTGCCGGGCCGCCTCAGCCTGGCCGACGACCCCCGGATGTCCGTACCGCTGACCCTGGACGAGGCGGTGCGGCGGCTTCCTCCGGTGCTGGCCGAGGCGCATCTGCGGCTCGGGGCGGCGACGCGCGGGCCGCTCACCGCGGAGCTGGCGGCCACCGTCCTCGACCTCCCGCCGGAGCCGGCCGAGGACGTGCTGGAACGGCTCCTCGACGCGGGCCTCCTGGAGGAGGAGCACCCCGGCGTGTTCCGGATGCACGAGCTGCTGCGGGCGCACGCCCGGCGCGCGACCGCCACCTCCGTCCGGCCGGCCCCGGCCCTCCTGCGCCCACCGCGGCGCGGGGAGACACCCCAGGCGGGCAGTACCTGCCCGACCGCCTTGCGGTGA
- a CDS encoding TOMM precursor leader peptide-binding protein yields the protein MAATSYAETAGTRPRVRRDVLFTETPDGVIFHNADGGFRLTARSGYRFASLLVPHLDGSRSVEEICQGFGDQQKAMVGELVKALYARGFARPVPAPDESAGPRTDPAAAERFAEQIAYIDHYADDADARFARYRATRVAVLGDGPVARWCVLSLVRNGCAAIGVEAALADGSGGTTAEEFAEVRWEADLPAGQDCPVELSVLPERPGAGWAAYDGYDVVVAAAGPRVPGTVLALLRDGVPEGRTLLPAWTFWGRAVVGPVMTPGSAACWACAALRLGAAGGGADAAAAGLWSGLALGTGTPGPQPVGPLAAMLGNLLGYEVFRLVTEALPAESRDRLLIQDMASFDVASEPLLPHPACPFCTAPAALPEPVDLTAAPARPAFLPTVATAPDDEAAQGPLAELERRSALVHPHTGVFTAYADERLTQTPLKVGAVVLGGLGTRTPRTITAFDIHHTAGARLRALNAAATVYAEHVAPAPVPGDAMAELPAVDPDALTVASGTGGTGTAVRWTAAVSLLTKEAVRVPAGAVRPFGADNADRRFEPTRAGAGAGADLPEAAAAGLLSALAHDALRRAVRGAGDVSVLTPQALGEDPETVFLLRSAAHLGLTVELLDLGERAYSGASVVLARTTGAPGPARWAVGAAPDLAAAAVDALRDLLGAVQTADGPDATDTGDPLLADLDASLVPVTGEQPAPADPDRTDDAGWARLLERLAAAGRDALVVPTHAADLPTAGIHTVRVLLTRAAADAG from the coding sequence ATGGCAGCAACGTCGTACGCAGAGACCGCCGGCACCCGGCCCCGGGTCCGTCGTGACGTCCTGTTCACCGAGACGCCCGACGGCGTGATCTTCCACAACGCCGACGGAGGGTTCCGGCTCACCGCCAGATCCGGCTACCGGTTCGCCAGCCTCCTCGTGCCCCACCTGGACGGCAGCAGATCGGTCGAGGAGATCTGCCAGGGCTTCGGCGACCAGCAGAAGGCGATGGTCGGCGAACTCGTGAAGGCCCTCTACGCACGGGGCTTCGCCCGTCCGGTCCCGGCACCGGACGAGTCGGCGGGCCCCCGGACAGACCCGGCCGCCGCCGAGCGCTTCGCCGAGCAGATCGCCTACATCGACCACTACGCGGACGACGCCGACGCCCGGTTCGCCCGCTACCGCGCCACGCGGGTCGCCGTCCTCGGCGACGGGCCGGTCGCCCGCTGGTGCGTGCTGTCGCTCGTCCGCAACGGCTGCGCCGCCATCGGCGTCGAGGCCGCCCTCGCCGACGGCTCCGGCGGCACCACCGCCGAGGAGTTCGCCGAGGTCCGCTGGGAGGCCGACCTGCCGGCCGGCCAGGACTGCCCCGTCGAACTGTCCGTGCTCCCGGAGCGGCCCGGCGCCGGCTGGGCGGCGTACGACGGCTACGACGTCGTCGTCGCCGCGGCCGGCCCCCGGGTGCCGGGCACCGTGCTCGCGCTGCTGCGGGACGGGGTGCCCGAGGGGCGGACGCTGCTCCCGGCCTGGACGTTCTGGGGCCGGGCCGTCGTCGGGCCGGTCATGACCCCGGGCTCGGCGGCCTGCTGGGCCTGCGCCGCCCTGCGGCTGGGCGCGGCCGGCGGCGGGGCCGACGCGGCGGCCGCCGGCCTGTGGAGCGGGCTGGCCCTCGGCACCGGCACCCCCGGCCCCCAGCCCGTGGGACCGCTCGCGGCGATGCTCGGCAACCTGCTCGGCTACGAGGTGTTCCGCCTGGTCACCGAGGCGCTGCCGGCCGAGAGCCGCGACCGGCTGCTCATCCAGGACATGGCCTCCTTCGACGTGGCGTCGGAGCCCCTGCTGCCGCACCCCGCGTGCCCGTTCTGCACGGCACCCGCCGCACTGCCCGAACCGGTCGACCTGACCGCCGCGCCGGCCCGCCCGGCGTTCCTCCCCACGGTGGCCACCGCCCCCGACGACGAGGCCGCCCAGGGCCCGCTCGCCGAACTCGAACGCCGCTCCGCGCTCGTCCACCCGCACACCGGGGTGTTCACCGCCTACGCCGACGAGCGGCTGACCCAGACCCCGCTGAAGGTGGGCGCGGTCGTCCTGGGCGGGCTGGGCACCCGGACCCCCCGGACGATCACCGCCTTCGACATCCACCACACCGCCGGCGCCCGGCTGCGGGCGCTCAACGCCGCCGCGACGGTCTACGCCGAGCACGTGGCGCCCGCCCCGGTGCCCGGCGACGCCATGGCGGAGCTGCCCGCCGTGGACCCGGACGCGCTCACCGTCGCGTCCGGCACCGGCGGGACCGGAACGGCCGTCCGCTGGACGGCGGCCGTCTCGCTGCTCACCAAGGAGGCGGTGCGGGTGCCCGCCGGGGCGGTGCGCCCCTTCGGCGCGGACAACGCGGACCGGCGCTTCGAACCCACGCGGGCCGGTGCCGGGGCCGGAGCCGACCTGCCCGAGGCGGCCGCCGCCGGGCTGCTGTCGGCGCTCGCCCACGACGCGCTGCGCCGGGCCGTCCGGGGCGCGGGCGACGTCTCCGTGCTCACCCCCCAGGCCCTGGGCGAGGACCCCGAAACGGTGTTCCTGCTCCGGTCGGCGGCCCACCTGGGCCTCACCGTGGAACTGCTCGACCTGGGCGAACGGGCGTACTCCGGGGCGTCCGTCGTCCTCGCCCGGACCACCGGCGCCCCCGGCCCCGCCCGCTGGGCCGTGGGCGCGGCCCCGGACCTCGCGGCAGCGGCCGTGGACGCCCTGCGGGACCTGCTCGGCGCGGTGCAGACGGCGGACGGGCCCGACGCGACGGACACCGGTGACCCGCTGCTGGCCGACCTGGACGCGTCGCTCGTCCCGGTCACCGGCGAACAGCCGGCCCCAGCCGATCCGGACCGGACGGACGACGCCGGCTGGGCGCGCCTCCTCGAACGCCTCGCCGCCGCCGGGCGGGACGCCCTGGTCGTGCCCACGCACGCCGCCGACCTGCCCACCGCGGGCATCCACACCGTCCGCGTCCTGCTCACCCGGGCGGCCGCCGATGCCGGCTGA
- a CDS encoding TOMM precursor leader peptide-binding protein produces MPAETARRPRPDEHPRPDERPRPDERSGADARSEAAGRFAAAVRDALAASGTDRAVTVAPLGVRDAYARTGAPAGDAPADATAVPLHLYGRQVLIGPWPARDGRPGCGTCLARRWQGVRSVSLREGLELGTGTRPVGDWPYGTPFAVTAVAALVAGLAGAGPEPGPYPRVHLLDLDAMTVRSHPLVPDPECPDCATPRPDTAEGAALTLRPAPPYRPGVFRVRRVEDYRLPEDAFVNPHWGALGSSVICDVASTTTSATVGCFSTRSGDYLRETFWGGHADTYAHSRSIGVLEALERYAGMRARARTTRLTASLDELGPDAVDPRETGLYAAEFYAANPRVRPFATDRKIPWVWGWSLRDDRPRAVPEILAYYHAPGLEGRFVQESSNGCASGGSTEEAVYFGLMEVIERDAFLLAWYGQVPLREINAGTSTRAATRHMVDRLAMYGYRARFFDTRIGFPVPVITGCAERFDGSTGRMCFGAGAGLDPESALDSALCEIATDAVNLVGRTRRDEERLRAMATDFDRVTTLHDHPLSYGIPEMGRHADFLLRQSEPRPPLAVADLAWPDTEGDPAAAPDLRTDLLRAVGAVTAAGHDVVVVDQTLPEQRALGLHTVKVLVPGLLPIDFGWSRQRARHMPRMRTVLGPAGLNPAPHPFP; encoded by the coding sequence ATGCCGGCTGAGACCGCCCGGCGCCCCCGGCCCGACGAGCACCCCCGGCCCGACGAGCGCCCCCGGCCCGACGAGCGCTCCGGGGCCGACGCGCGCTCCGAGGCCGCCGGCCGGTTCGCCGCCGCCGTCCGCGACGCGCTCGCCGCCAGCGGCACCGACCGGGCCGTGACGGTCGCGCCGCTCGGCGTCCGGGACGCGTACGCGCGGACCGGCGCCCCGGCCGGCGACGCCCCGGCCGACGCCACCGCCGTGCCCCTCCACCTGTACGGCCGGCAGGTGCTGATCGGCCCGTGGCCCGCGCGGGACGGACGGCCGGGCTGCGGCACCTGTCTCGCCCGGCGCTGGCAGGGCGTGCGCTCGGTGTCCCTGCGCGAGGGCCTCGAACTGGGCACCGGCACCCGGCCGGTGGGCGACTGGCCGTACGGCACCCCGTTCGCCGTCACCGCCGTCGCCGCCCTGGTGGCGGGGCTCGCCGGGGCCGGCCCGGAGCCCGGCCCGTACCCACGGGTCCATCTCCTGGACCTGGACGCCATGACCGTACGCAGTCATCCCCTCGTCCCCGATCCGGAGTGCCCCGACTGCGCCACGCCCCGGCCCGACACCGCCGAAGGGGCCGCGCTCACCCTGCGGCCCGCGCCCCCGTACCGGCCGGGCGTCTTCCGGGTGCGGCGGGTGGAGGACTACCGGCTGCCGGAGGACGCCTTCGTCAACCCGCACTGGGGCGCGCTCGGTTCCTCGGTGATCTGCGACGTCGCGTCCACCACCACCTCCGCCACCGTCGGCTGCTTCTCGACCCGCTCCGGGGACTACCTCCGCGAGACGTTCTGGGGCGGCCACGCGGACACGTACGCCCACAGCCGGAGCATCGGCGTCCTGGAGGCGCTGGAGCGTTACGCCGGGATGCGGGCCAGGGCCCGGACCACCCGGCTCACCGCCTCCCTGGACGAGCTGGGCCCCGACGCCGTCGACCCGCGTGAAACCGGCCTGTACGCGGCGGAGTTCTACGCCGCCAACCCACGGGTGCGCCCCTTCGCCACCGACCGGAAGATCCCCTGGGTGTGGGGCTGGTCGCTGCGCGACGACCGGCCGCGGGCGGTGCCCGAGATCCTCGCCTACTACCACGCCCCCGGCCTGGAGGGCCGGTTCGTGCAGGAGAGCTCCAACGGCTGTGCCTCCGGCGGCAGTACGGAGGAGGCGGTCTACTTCGGACTGATGGAGGTCATCGAGCGGGACGCCTTCCTGCTCGCCTGGTACGGGCAGGTGCCGCTGCGCGAGATCAACGCGGGCACCAGCACCAGGGCCGCCACCCGGCACATGGTGGACCGGCTCGCCATGTACGGCTACCGGGCCCGCTTCTTCGACACCCGGATCGGCTTCCCCGTCCCCGTGATCACCGGCTGCGCCGAACGCTTCGACGGCTCCACCGGCCGGATGTGCTTCGGCGCGGGCGCCGGACTCGACCCGGAATCCGCCCTGGACTCCGCGCTCTGCGAGATCGCCACCGACGCGGTCAACCTCGTCGGCCGGACCCGGCGCGACGAGGAGCGGCTGCGCGCCATGGCCACCGACTTCGACCGGGTCACCACCCTGCACGACCACCCGCTGTCCTACGGCATCCCCGAGATGGGCCGGCACGCCGACTTCCTGCTGCGGCAGTCCGAGCCCCGCCCGCCGCTCGCCGTCGCCGATCTGGCCTGGCCGGACACCGAAGGCGACCCGGCGGCCGCCCCCGACCTGCGCACCGACCTGCTGCGCGCGGTCGGCGCCGTCACCGCAGCCGGACACGACGTGGTCGTCGTCGACCAGACCCTGCCCGAGCAGCGCGCCCTCGGCCTGCACACCGTGAAGGTCCTGGTGCCGGGGCTGCTCCCGATCGACTTCGGCTGGTCCCGCCAGCGCGCCCGGCACATGCCCCGGATGCGCACCGTACTCGGCCCCGCCGGACTCAACCCCGCACCGCACCCGTTCCCATGA
- a CDS encoding nitroreductase family protein: MGYAHEYADAVLHRGRVPMEPTDFVPDWPDGPRRGKFYPDVEPYALPDGDGLPDAPAARGLLPAPGDGARPGDPAGFTLPLLAAMLKDSYGLTGRRLGIQANSDLSGLPLHPHANWSRGTAGGGGLYPVSIYWASGPSGPLTPGIHYYDVQRHAVQRLLTGDVSARVREALGPDAPEEARQTDQYLILGVKYWQNAFKYNSFSYHVVSTDLGTLVQTWRIWAGARGLAPSPVLWFDEPRLNGLLGTSGEEEGIFAVVPLRWDTPKATAAPAAPAGPDPAVRHRDSERSRTVLEFPTLLAMHAATTQDPANRPAPGALAAAAAPPTPAGGTRTALPAPEFPAVPVRRALRGRRSSFGRFDAARPVTPAQLSAVLAACAGTSLPSDADPDGAVRQARMYAFVNHVESVAPGAYAYDPDAGELRLVEAGPQGAFLQNTYFLANYNLEQAGAVLVPTVRTTAVLDAVGDRGYRLAAGTAGAVAQTFYVAAAALGLGAGVALGFDNISFIEKLGLGDGDEAPLLIMPLGNERPRPADFRHEIA; encoded by the coding sequence ATGGGGTACGCCCATGAGTACGCCGACGCCGTCCTGCACCGGGGGCGCGTCCCGATGGAGCCCACCGACTTCGTCCCCGACTGGCCCGACGGCCCGCGCCGGGGGAAGTTCTACCCGGACGTGGAGCCCTACGCCCTCCCGGACGGCGACGGCCTCCCGGACGCCCCCGCCGCACGCGGTCTGCTGCCCGCTCCGGGCGACGGCGCGCGGCCGGGCGATCCGGCGGGATTCACGCTGCCGCTGCTGGCGGCGATGCTCAAGGACTCCTACGGGCTGACCGGCCGCCGCCTGGGCATCCAGGCCAACAGCGACCTGTCCGGGCTGCCGCTGCACCCCCACGCCAACTGGTCCCGCGGCACCGCGGGCGGCGGCGGACTCTACCCGGTCAGCATCTACTGGGCGTCCGGCCCCTCCGGGCCGCTGACCCCGGGCATCCACTACTACGACGTCCAACGGCACGCCGTGCAGCGGCTGCTGACCGGTGACGTCTCGGCCCGCGTCCGCGAGGCGCTGGGGCCCGACGCCCCCGAGGAAGCCCGCCAGACCGACCAATACCTGATCCTCGGGGTCAAGTACTGGCAGAACGCGTTCAAGTACAACAGCTTCTCGTACCACGTGGTCTCCACCGACCTGGGCACCCTCGTGCAGACCTGGCGGATCTGGGCGGGGGCGCGGGGGCTGGCGCCCTCGCCCGTCCTGTGGTTCGACGAGCCCCGGCTGAACGGCCTGCTCGGCACCTCGGGAGAGGAGGAGGGCATCTTCGCCGTCGTCCCGCTCCGCTGGGACACCCCGAAGGCCACCGCCGCCCCGGCCGCCCCCGCCGGGCCCGACCCCGCCGTCCGGCACCGGGACTCCGAACGGTCGCGCACCGTGCTGGAGTTCCCCACCCTGCTCGCCATGCACGCCGCGACCACGCAGGACCCCGCGAACCGCCCCGCCCCCGGCGCGCTGGCCGCCGCCGCGGCCCCGCCCACCCCGGCGGGCGGCACCCGGACCGCCCTGCCCGCCCCGGAGTTCCCCGCCGTCCCCGTACGGCGCGCCCTGCGCGGCCGGCGCAGCAGCTTCGGCCGCTTCGACGCGGCGCGCCCGGTCACGCCCGCCCAGCTGTCCGCCGTACTCGCGGCCTGCGCCGGGACGTCGCTGCCCAGCGACGCGGACCCGGACGGCGCGGTGCGCCAGGCCCGGATGTACGCCTTCGTCAACCATGTCGAGTCCGTCGCGCCGGGCGCGTACGCCTACGACCCCGACGCCGGGGAACTGCGGCTCGTCGAGGCCGGGCCGCAGGGGGCTTTCCTGCAGAACACCTACTTCCTCGCCAACTACAACCTGGAGCAGGCGGGGGCCGTCCTCGTGCCGACCGTCCGCACCACCGCGGTGCTGGACGCGGTCGGCGACCGCGGCTACCGCCTGGCGGCCGGCACCGCGGGCGCCGTGGCCCAGACGTTCTACGTGGCCGCCGCCGCGCTCGGACTCGGCGCGGGCGTCGCGCTCGGCTTCGACAACATCTCGTTCATCGAGAAGCTCGGCCTGGGCGACGGCGACGAGGCGCCCCTGCTGATCATGCCGCTCGGCAACGAGCGCCCCCGGCCCGCCGACTTCCGGCACGAGATCGCCTGA